The DNA region TGCATAGAACTTACTTAACGCCCTGTAAGCTTCACCGTATGAAGATACTGGACAACTGCTTCTGCTCATTATGTCCTCTGAACAAACCAGGGACTTTTACGCATTTGGTATGGGAGTGTTAACCTGTGGCCAACTTTTGGCAGCAGGTTGCATTTGCGATATCCCAGCTAATGGCAAAAAACATCCCAGAAAACCCTCAAACACTTATCTTAAACAATCTTTCCACCGTAAATGCATCACTAGGTCAGAGAAGATTAATACTTGCAGGCCTAACGGCAGCGAAAAAATTTATTGCAGTAAGATGGAAACCACTACATATACCATACCATATATCTCTAAAGTATCAACTTATGACAGAGTATATTAATTTAAATCATCATGACTATGAGTTGGGTTTCATTGAATGGTCCAGAAGGTGGGTTGGGAAGGGGAGAAAATATGTATATGTTTATCTGTCATAAATGTTGACATCACtgtatataaaaaagaaaatgtaaataaaaacatttgatcacaaaaaaaaaaaaaaaaaaaaagagaactcCATTGCAGACTAACAGGTCCAACAAACAAGGGTGGGGCATAGATTTAGGAGTAAAGGAGATTAAACCACACCTTAATCACATAATAATGGACAGCTTCCAGCAGAAATCTGACGAGGACTGGTTTTACTCCACTGTTAGAATGGTAAGATAGTGTTAGAAATATGACAGAGAAGCTggtcctttttttgtttttctctatgATGAACCTGTGAGGACAGCAGCTCAGCCAGGACGGTCCCATCATGGTGAAGAGGAGCTCTGCCAGGGGACAAGGATGGTATGTcgtcttttttctgttttcacatgatTCTGATGAGGAAAGGTGCTGTAAATGATGAAGACAGAATCTCAGTTTGATAAACAGGAGAAATTTAAGATAATTCCCTAATTCTGTGGGATTAGAATAATCTAGAGAGCTCTGATCATTTCTGGATTATCCCCCGATGCCAGTGGGATAAATGTAATAACCTTATTGACATTTCTGTTGGAAGTCATGGAGATGCCGCatgacaacagaaataaaaaagtggTGAATTCTTATTTCTAAATTCTAAAACAGGATGAAATGATTTTGGTGTTTAGTCAGGAAAAGGAGACTACAGGTTGTCCTCATGAATCCTACACAGACTGTTCATCACCAAAGGTTTTAATTTAAGCATTTCTAAATCTGTAGTGATCTGTCCATGATGGATAAACTAGTGATCCCTCTCCCCTCAGTCTTCCAGTGCTCATGGAGGTCACACCTGTCACCTGTGTGAAGCAGCAGGTGATCAGAGCTAAAGCACTGTGTCTGTATGGGACAGTTAGCTCCTATTCTACTGGTTCTGGATCAAGAACATCAACCCTGATGCCTCAGTACTGAATGTTGAGCCACATTTCTCTTCTTCAGGAGTGTTCTGTTTGAACCAGGGCTCAGTGATAGTGATGTAAGGTCAGACCCAGAGGAAGAGAAGCTGCAGGAACAGAGCGTAGTCATGGCGTTTCTGTACAAAGTTTGAGCTGATGACGGGACTCCACAAGGAGTGAGCAGTTAGCGGTGTCTTTATAACCTCTAACGGGGTCTAAGAACGTttagccaaaaataaaaaaagactctctgctgcttcattttcagatttaacaaataaaatctgtttttgttgagATCATAAAATGGTCTGTTATCTAAAATCAACTTTGAATCTGTTCATCTGAAGGTGAATGTCAGTGGGATGTAGTAAAAGACCAGAAGTCTTGGGATCATCAGggtgtttttagtcaaatgtgagatgagtctttgtgttctttttgctcagcagtggttttggccttgaaactctcccatgatgccattgttgcccagtcgcTTTCTGATTGTTggatcatgaactctgaccttaactctTTGGgcgccagagttttttcaagaaaatattcaattttgatttcaagatttcaaaaggctgtagcttgaaagtggttagagataaaggcattctgtaaatgagaaaaatcttcagtgtaacccaaagtttgtgatgggagtaaattcactcatctaatttgcatatttgatattcatcaccaggtggcctccaccgccactggctttctgttttctctcaCGGCTTCTAACATGGCTGCCCCCACCTCCACggtgtttttcattccctgcCTCCGTCACTATTCAGTGCTTTGACCACCCCGATACCCCCACCACATCCCCTCCCTCCACGgccacagtgaggcaaagcatcggcctctgtatgtgctgcttgtggactatcATCGTGCACGGACGCACTGTCAGTGCTCACAGACGCACCCTCAGTCTCACACAGGGtttcaccggacgactgaacgtCACGTCATGTCGCTCCGACTACAACCCTCATCTCCTCGACAGGGGGTGggtctttcaaaactctctctctccaaaactttgaaaaaaaaaaacacccacaaatgctgctgggattgaagttactcatgtctgccatctctggtgtaaagtagtaacagcattaggcaccatatttgcagctatagcctgtttaattcagcaatgttgcttgtctcaattttgcaactttggcGCTTAAAGAGTTAACtaagtcagtgaggcctgcaggtgtttagatgttgttctgggttcttctgggacctcctggatgagtcatccatgttctcttggagtcatgttggtaggctggccactcctgggaaggttcaccactgttcacagttttctccatttgtgggtaatggctctcactgagtcccaaagccttaaaaatgtctctgtaaccctttcagactgaaagatgtcagtgactttgtttctcatctgttcttgaatttccttagatggttccatgatgtgttggagatcttttagcctccttcactgtcagacaggttctagttaagggtTCTGGATCCAACAGGTGTGGCACTAATCAGGTCTGGGAGAGGATAGTCAAACTGAACtcagtttaataaaaaatgtggttaatcaggACAAGTCAGGATGTCACAAGGGGAGCAGTGAGTTTGGATGGTTTTGACggctttttttccttaaaataaacaaaatcattagttaaaaactgacttcagtgtttactcaggttatcGCTATCAAAgattaacattactttgatgatctgaaacattaatgtgtgacaaatatgcaaaaaaaaaaaaaaaaaaaaaagaatcaggtAGGTACACGGTACTTTTCCCCAACACTGTGTAGTTCATCAGCGTAAAAGCCCATTCAGTTTTACAATGACTATTGTTTTATGATAATAATGTGTTCAGAATGATTGATTCTGTGTCACTGTTGTGTCCTCCAGTGTCCCTCCCCATCAGACCAGGGTGGATGTTGGTGCATCGCCTGAAAGCAGGAGATGGTGCAGAATGTCATGGCTTCACTGCCTCTTCTTCATGCTTGTTTTgggagcatttttatttttcttcaacacAAATGTGAAAGGACAACCCGACTGGAGCTCTCAAGGATGGACAAACCAGAACGTGAAAAAATGGTGGATTCCATACCAGAGACCAGCACCCTCTGGTGTCAGATTCACCACAAAGGATGTCTCGCCAACAACAGAGTTGATCACGACTCCTAAGAACACTACTATCCCACCAACCCCGCCCCCCTATAAACCTTCAGGACCGTACTTTGTGGAGTACCCCTACAAGTACCACTTCATCATCAATGAGCCACACAAATGTGTGCAGCAGAAACCCTTCCTGGTTCTTATTGTTCCCGTGGCGCCCAACAACAGGGCGCACCGTGACATCATCCGCAGCACGTGGGGAAGTGAGCGCCTGGTGATGGACAAAATTGTGGAGCTGTTCTTCCTGCTGGGGCAGCAGAGCGGAGAGGGTACAGAACAGCTTCAGGAACAGCTACTGCAGGAGAGCAGAGAGCACCGAGACCTGATCCAGAGCAACTTCACAGACTGCTACAAGAACCTGACCATCAAGACCATGGTGATGCTGGAATGGCTGGACTCGTACTGCTCTGGCTCCTCGTACGCCATGAAGATCGATTCAGACGTGTTTCTGAATTTGCCCAAACTCATCAGCATGCTGCAAAACGCCCCAAAGACAAACTACCTGACCGGACAAGTGGCAAGAGAAATCCCTGTCCTGAGAGACAAAAGATCCAAGTGGTACATCCCGGCGTCTGTCTACCCCCATCCCTATTACCCACCGTATGCTTTCGGCCTGGGCTACGTTTTCTCTTTGGACCTTCCTAAAAAGCTTGTGGAGGCTTCCAAGTTCGTCAGAGCTCTCTACATTGAAGACGTGTATTTAGGGCTGTGTATGCAGTACCTACACATCCCCCCCACGGACCCTCCAGGCTGGGGCTACTTTCATAGCATTCCAGTGAGGTACAGCCGCTGTGCATACTCCAAACTAATAGCCACCACAACAGATCAATACCTGGATCGTATGTGGGCTtggaaacactttaaaaaacctGGACCACACTGCAGAACCTATATAGGCAGATATCAGGGCTTCAATGttcatttgaaatgaaaaaaaatcaaacaaaactcTGTTGTGAATGCGGTTCATCATGTGTGAGTTTATGGGGTCTATCTATGAATGCTTTGTGAGCAACACAGCTCAAACCCCAACCCTACAAACATCACCAACAGTCGAAGGAGCTGGATCACTTGGGATTGTCACTGCTGCCTTCTCTGAGGGGAGGTGCCCTGGCACTGGCAAGACTCAAGAAAGGCCTGTCAATTAGTGTTTACTGCACGCCAGAATGACTCATCccttggtcttggtcttgtctgtTGAGTCCTGTCCGTTGAGTGAACGCTGCAAAGGAAGCGTTCTAAACCCAACCCGACTCAGTGCTGGATTGGATCCAGTGGTGTGCACAGacttttcaagggcaggggtgaaaagaaaaaacagggcACA from Cheilinus undulatus linkage group 13, ASM1832078v1, whole genome shotgun sequence includes:
- the LOC121520229 gene encoding beta-1,3-galactosyltransferase 2-like; the encoded protein is MDSFQQKSDEDWFYSTVRMQLSQDGPIMVKRSSARGQGCLPVLMEVTPVTCVKQQVIRAKALCLSVLFEPGLSDSDVRSDPEEEKLQEQSVVMAFLYKCFDHPDTPTTSPPSTATGFTGRLNVTSCRSDYNPHLLDRGVPPHQTRVDVGASPESRRWCRMSWLHCLFFMLVLGAFLFFFNTNVKGQPDWSSQGWTNQNVKKWWIPYQRPAPSGVRFTTKDVSPTTELITTPKNTTIPPTPPPYKPSGPYFVEYPYKYHFIINEPHKCVQQKPFLVLIVPVAPNNRAHRDIIRSTWGSERLVMDKIVELFFLLGQQSGEGTEQLQEQLLQESREHRDLIQSNFTDCYKNLTIKTMVMLEWLDSYCSGSSYAMKIDSDVFLNLPKLISMLQNAPKTNYLTGQVAREIPVLRDKRSKWYIPASVYPHPYYPPYAFGLGYVFSLDLPKKLVEASKFVRALYIEDVYLGLCMQYLHIPPTDPPGWGYFHSIPVRYSRCAYSKLIATTTDQYLDRMWAWKHFKKPGPHCRTYIGRYQGFNVHLK